From the Candidatus Deferrimicrobium sp. genome, the window CCCGACTCTGGCTCGATCCACATCCGCCGGGATCTAACGCTGTTCCATCCGGGGAGCACCTGCGGAGAAGCGTCGTCCTCCATGGGCGCTTCACGCCGGAACGAATCCGCGCGGCGTGAGGATCCCGTTCTCAACGAGCGCCCCGGGGGGCACGACTGCGCCGGGCCAGAGGATCGCGCGGCGAACGGTGGCGCCGGCCCCCACGGTGGCGCCCTCCTCGATGACCGCGTCGGGTCCGACGGTCGCGCCTTTTTCGATCGAGGCCCGCGGGTGCGTGAAGGAGTGCGGTCCCTTGTCGCCTTCGCGCTCCGCCAGGAGAGCGAGCGTTCCGCGCAGGTAATCTTCCGGCGTCCCGAAATCGAGAAAAATTCCCTCCGTCATGAAGGCGCAGATCGGCGCCCCCGTCGCGATCAGGGGGACCAGGGTGTCCCGGACGATGCAGGACGGACGGCCATGCGGGATCCGGTCGAGCAGCTCAGGCTCCGCGATCAGGTATCCGGTATAGAACCCCTCGTACGCCCCGGCGGGGGCGGCGCTGCCGAAACCCGCGATCCGGCCGTCCTCCCGCACGCGCACCGGGGTGTAGCGTCTCCTTCTGTCGGGAAAGAGGACCAGGGTGGCCAGCGACCCGTTCCTCCGATGGCGCGCGAGGGCATCCCCGAACGGGAACCGCGCGACCGCGTCGGAATTGGCGGTCACGAACGTCCCCCCGCGCAGGTACTCCCTCGCATTCCCGATTCCGCCTCCGGTCCCGAGGATCTCCCGCTCGTGGGTGAACACCACAGGGAAACGGTCCGCCGCCCACGCCGTCACCTTCTCCCGGACCCTCTCCGGGCCGTGGTGGAGGTTGAGGAGGAACGATGCCGCGCCGTATTCGTGGAGGAACGCCATTGCGTAGCCGCACAGCGGTTGGCCCAGCACGGGGATGACCGGTTTCGGGATCTCGAGAGAGAGGGGGCGGAGGCGCGTTCCCAGCCCCGCGGCGAGGATCATCGCCTTCATGCA encodes:
- a CDS encoding NDP-sugar synthase, which codes for MKAMILAAGLGTRLRPLSLEIPKPVIPVLGQPLCGYAMAFLHEYGAASFLLNLHHGPERVREKVTAWAADRFPVVFTHEREILGTGGGIGNAREYLRGGTFVTANSDAVARFPFGDALARHRRNGSLATLVLFPDRRRRYTPVRVREDGRIAGFGSAAPAGAYEGFYTGYLIAEPELLDRIPHGRPSCIVRDTLVPLIATGAPICAFMTEGIFLDFGTPEDYLRGTLALLAEREGDKGPHSFTHPRASIEKGATVGPDAVIEEGATVGAGATVRRAILWPGAVVPPGALVENGILTPRGFVPA